A genome region from Triticum aestivum cultivar Chinese Spring chromosome 2B, IWGSC CS RefSeq v2.1, whole genome shotgun sequence includes the following:
- the LOC123043565 gene encoding L-type lectin-domain containing receptor kinase SIT2-like — translation MAKDKETGERSLCAAGDTRAMLLLLVAQLLLLLLVPAGRCLAATGLSGDDGQQFVYNGFTGANLTLDGASTVMPNGLLMLTDYTRKVKGHAVHPFPLPFRTASNDTGTVRPFSTTFVFAISSQYDDVSSDGIAFFLAASREVFSTASPGQFLGLLNEGNIGNRSARIFAVELDTFKDYELRDINDNHVGVDVDSLVSIDSANAGYYDDGIGMFQNLSLISGNPMQVWVDYDGRATEITVTMAPLGVARPKRPLLRTTVDLSGVVQNTAYVGFSSATSFFYTRHFVLGWSFAFDAPAPALNISMLPALPSTPTYTTLQSIVLSMMIVLVLALVALVSILIYICVRRQRLKYSEVREDWEAPFGSNRFSYKDLFHATKGFSDKNLLGRGGFGSVYKGVLRKTDMEVAVKRMSHDSRQGVREFIAEVASIGRLRHRNITQLLGYCRRKGELLLVYDYMKNGSLDKYLHTRNGPTLCWSQRYTIIKGVASSLLYLHEDWEQVVIHRDVKASNVLLDGKMNGRLGDFGLARIYDHETAAETTHVAGTMGYLAPELSRAGTPTPFSDVYAFGVFLLEVTCGRRPIFIDEQNNRVLLVEWVLQHHHNGSILDTVDPRLGGEFNADEVTIVLKLGLLCTYPSPNARPIMRKVMQYLDHSQPPPDLSPTYISYIMMTQMQNEGFDSHDMACSQPAMSVATLSGESSATILREGR, via the coding sequence AAGAGACCGGCGAGCGGTCCCTCTGCGCCGCTGGCGATACGAGAGCCATGCTTCTTCTCTTGGTCGCCCAGCTACTGCTCCTGCTCCTCGTCCCTGCCGGTCGTTGCCTCGCGGCCACCGGCCTCAGCGGCGATGACGGTCAGCAGTTCGTCTACAACGGCTTCACGGGCGCGAACCTGACGCTCGACGGCGCGAGCACAGTTATGCCTAACGGCCTCCTCATGCTGACCGACTACACCAGAAAGGTGAAAGGCCACGCCGTCCACCCGTTCCCGCTGCCGTTCCGCACCGCGTCGAACGACACCGGCACTGTGCGGCCTTTCTCCACCACCTTCGTCTTCGCCATCTCCAGTCAATACGACGACGTGAGCAGCGACGGCATCGCCTTCTTCCTGGCCGCGTCCAGGGAAGTGTTCTCCACTGCGTCGCCAGGCCAGTTCCTGGGCCTCCTCAACGAAGGCAATATTGGCAACCGGAGCGCCCGCATCTTCGCGGTGGAGCTAGACACCTTCAAAGATTACGAGCTCCGCGACATCAACGACAACCATGTCGGCGTCGACGTTGATAGCCTGGTGTCGATCGACTCCGCCAACGCCGGGTACTATGATGACGGCATCGGGATGTTCCAGAACCTAAGCCTAATAAGCGGGAACCCCATGCAGGTGTGGGTGGACTACGACGGCAGGGCCACCGAGATCACCGTGACCATGGCTCCGTTGGGCGTGGCCAGGCCCAAGAGGCCCCTCCTGCGGACCACCGTCGACCTCTCGGGTGTGGTACAGAACACGGCATACGTCGGGTTCTCTTCGGCAACGAGCTTCTTTTACACACGACACTTCGTCCTCGGCTGGAGCTTCGCGTTTGATGCGCCAGCCCCTGCACTTAACATCTCAATGTTGCCGGCCTTGCCATCGACCCCGACCTACACGACACTGCAGTCCATCGTATTGTCAATGATGATCGTTCTTGTCTTAGCATTGGTGGCGCTGGTAAGCATCCTAATCTACATATGTGTAAGACGACAGCGTCTCAAGTACTCTGAGGTGCGTGAGGACTGGGAGGCCCCCTTTGGCTCGAACCGGTTTTCTTACAAGGACTTGTTTCATGCGACCAAAGGGTTCAGTGACAAGAACCTACTTGGGAGAGGAGGTTTTGGAAGTGTCTATAAGGGTGTGCTTCGCAAGACTGACATGGAGGTCGCCGTGAAGAGGATGTCACATGATTCAAGGCAAGGAGTAAGGGAGTTCATTGCCGAGGTGGCGAGTATTGGTCGTCTTCGACACCGAAATATCACACAATTATTGGGCTACTGCAGGCGCAAGGGGGAGCTTCTCCTGGTATATGACTACATGAAAAATGGTAGTCTTGACAAGTACCTACACACAAGAAATGGCCCAACTCTATGTTGGTCCCAAAGGTATACCATCATCAAAGGTGTGGCATCAAGCTTGTTATATCTACATGAGGATTGGGAGCAGGTCGTCATCCACAGAGATGTAAAGGCAAGCAATGTGCTCTTGGATGGTAAGATGAATGGAAGGTTGGGCGATTTTGGTCTTGCAAGGATATACGACCACGAAACCGCCGCTGAAACCACCCATGTGGCTGGCACCATGGGATATCTTGCGCCAGAACTCTCGCGTGCCGGGACACCAACACCATTCTCCGATGTATATGCATTTGGTGTGTTTCTCCTAGAGGTCACGTGTGGACGAAGGCCAATCTTCATCGATGAGCAAAACAACCGGGTATTGTTGGTCGAGTGGGTGCTTCAGCACCACCACAATGGTTCCATCCTCGACACAGTAGATCCTCGACTCGGAGGTGAATTCAACGCGGATGAGGTAACCATCGTGCTCAAATTGGGTTTGTTGTGCACGTACCCATCGCCCAATGCACGACCTATCATGCGAAAGGTCATGCAATACCTTGACCATAGTCAGCCGCCTCCTGATTTATCACCGACCTATATAAGCTACATCATGATGACCCAAATGCAAAATGAAGGGTTTGATTCACACGACATGGCATGTTCCCAGCCTGCAATGAGTGTTGCCACTTTGTCGGGTGAGTCTTCAGCGACAATTTTACGAGAGGGAAGGTGA